A window of Acidobacteriota bacterium contains these coding sequences:
- a CDS encoding DUF1592 domain-containing protein, giving the protein MSAQAVQAPRAAGAETDEPHPAAPLIDRYCAGCHGPQTQTAGLNLTSLAGQQPLVRNRETWTRVIDALEVGKMPPAGAPQPTDADRAALTALLTDSIDNFDYSTVDNPGFEPVRRLTHRELDLTLRDLLGATFPVTERFPAELTGASGFDNSANTLFLESTLMERYIAAAERVVELTLPDAPATEAERRAHELVFVAEPGGSVSDEEAAEQVLRRFLERAWRRPPTAEELERTFDQYREARRSNAGFEVSVKAALQSALISPNFLLRIEAPAPSGAAGDATGPYRISDWDLASRLSYFLWSSMPDDELRDLARRGELRDPDALAGQVDRMLADPRADALGTSFAAQWLGFQHVGTRIWLDPIDNPWCTATLMTAMRDESSMFFMSLIRDNRPIRTLIDADYTFVNQELATTLYGMEGITGDEMRRVPVTDPNRGGILGHGSILAVTSNYKDTSPVKRGHYILDVLLGTPPPPPPPGAGVLSEDVADLRKLSFREKLEMHSSNETCRACHSRIDPIGFSLETFDYFGRWRDAYHFRERVETEEEADEIRVVEDTNVFEERRFYRNTYTPINTAGSLPDGPSFEGPVGLKRALLAERHDDLVRQTASKMLAYALGRQLEYYDEPAVRKIIAALEADDFRFRTLIHEIVASYPFQYKRQPASLAN; this is encoded by the coding sequence ATGTCAGCCCAGGCAGTGCAGGCGCCGCGCGCGGCCGGCGCCGAGACGGACGAACCGCATCCCGCCGCGCCGCTCATCGATCGTTACTGCGCCGGCTGCCACGGACCGCAGACCCAGACGGCAGGGCTCAACCTGACCTCGCTCGCCGGACAGCAGCCGCTCGTCCGCAACCGCGAGACGTGGACTCGCGTCATCGACGCGCTCGAGGTGGGCAAGATGCCGCCCGCCGGCGCGCCGCAGCCCACCGACGCCGACCGGGCGGCGCTGACTGCCCTGCTCACCGACTCGATTGACAACTTCGACTATTCGACGGTCGACAACCCCGGTTTCGAGCCGGTCCGCCGCCTGACCCACCGCGAGCTCGATCTCACGCTGCGCGATCTGCTGGGCGCCACCTTCCCGGTCACCGAGCGCTTCCCCGCGGAACTGACCGGCGCCAGCGGCTTCGACAACTCCGCGAACACGCTCTTCCTTGAGTCGACCCTGATGGAGCGCTACATCGCGGCGGCCGAACGCGTGGTCGAGCTGACGCTGCCGGACGCGCCGGCGACCGAGGCGGAGCGGCGCGCCCATGAACTGGTCTTCGTCGCCGAGCCCGGCGGCAGCGTGAGCGACGAGGAGGCGGCCGAGCAGGTGCTGCGCCGCTTCCTGGAGCGTGCCTGGCGGCGCCCCCCGACGGCGGAGGAACTGGAGCGGACTTTCGATCAGTACCGCGAAGCGCGCCGGTCGAACGCCGGGTTCGAGGTTTCGGTAAAGGCGGCGCTTCAGTCCGCCCTCATTTCTCCCAACTTCCTGCTCCGGATCGAGGCGCCGGCGCCGTCCGGCGCGGCCGGCGACGCCACCGGGCCGTACCGCATCAGCGACTGGGACCTCGCCTCGCGCCTCTCGTACTTCCTCTGGTCGTCCATGCCCGACGACGAGCTGCGCGACCTCGCCCGGCGCGGCGAGCTGCGCGACCCGGACGCGCTGGCCGGGCAGGTGGACCGGATGCTGGCGGACCCGCGCGCCGACGCCCTCGGCACCAGCTTCGCGGCGCAGTGGCTCGGCTTCCAGCACGTCGGCACGCGTATCTGGCTCGACCCTATCGACAACCCGTGGTGCACGGCCACGCTGATGACGGCGATGCGCGACGAATCGTCGATGTTCTTCATGTCGCTCATCCGCGACAACCGGCCGATCCGCACGCTGATCGACGCCGACTACACGTTCGTCAACCAGGAGCTGGCGACGACGCTCTACGGCATGGAGGGAATCACCGGCGACGAGATGCGGCGCGTCCCGGTGACCGACCCGAACCGCGGCGGCATCCTGGGCCACGGCAGCATCCTCGCGGTCACGTCGAACTACAAGGACACGAGTCCCGTGAAGCGGGGCCACTACATCCTGGACGTCCTGCTCGGCACGCCGCCCCCTCCCCCGCCGCCCGGAGCCGGCGTGCTCTCGGAAGACGTGGCCGATCTCCGCAAGCTCAGCTTCCGCGAGAAGCTGGAGATGCACTCGAGCAACGAGACCTGCCGCGCCTGCCACAGCCGGATCGATCCGATCGGCTTCAGCCTCGAGACCTTCGATTACTTCGGCCGGTGGCGCGACGCGTACCACTTCCGGGAACGGGTGGAGACCGAGGAAGAAGCGGACGAGATCCGCGTCGTCGAGGACACGAACGTCTTCGAGGAACGGCGCTTCTACCGGAACACCTACACGCCGATAAATACCGCCGGATCGCTGCCCGACGGCCCGTCGTTCGAAGGCCCCGTCGGATTGAAGCGCGCCCTGTTGGCGGAGCGTCACGACGATCTGGTCCGGCAGACGGCGTCGAAGATGCTCGCCTACGCCCTCGGCCGGCAGCTCGAGTACTACGACGAGCCGGCCGTCCGGAAGATCATCGCCGCGCTCGAAGCGGACGACTTCCGCTTCCGGACGCTGATCCACGAGATCGTCGCCAGCTACCCGTTCCAGTACAAGCGGCAGCCGGCGTCGCTGGCAAATTGA
- a CDS encoding DUF1592 domain-containing protein, translating to MTTRRRPVRWTAYFAFVLLGTLAAGTASAQGGGQDPETQQALLDRYCVTCHNDRLQTGNLSLEGVDVVNPETDPALWEAVLRKLRAGAMPPQPRPRPDAAGYAGLIGYLEGALDRAADASPDPGRTPTFRRLSRTDYQNAIRDLIDLDVDVTALLPRDDVTFGFDNVNAGGLSPTLMERYLAAAQKVSELAVGSRLPAPGSRVVIIPPDRTQERHVDGLPFGTRGGTIVDHTFPADGEYEIQVRLQRNRNENVEGLTEPHDMEITLDGVRLDLFTMHPSENMVMQANAAYYADVGIDNHLNVRLAVTAGPHEVGAAFIQKNSALMETTRQPYDAAFNMDRHPRQQPAVRSISIVGPFDATGVGETPSRDRIFACRPETADAAEAEECATSIIATLARRAYRRPVTVNDLDQLVSFYQEGYASDGFEAGVERALRALLASPEFLFRIERDPAGVDPETPYRVSDLELASRLSFFLWSSVPDEELLAAAETGQLSDRETLHAQVRRMLADPRAEMLTTNFAGQWLHLRNLDAVRPDARLFPDFDDNLRQGFRRETELLFQSVLQENRSVVDLLTADYTFVNERVARHYGFPGIYGDHFRRIDLPEGSPRAGLLGHGSILTVTSYATRTSPVLRGKWVLETLLGTPPPPPPPNVPPLDETRSNTRVVSMREKMAAHRQNPQCAVCHQIMDPAGLSMENFDAIGRWRDAEGGAPIDAAGSLPGGEDFDGVAGLRAALLERPELFASVAVEKLLTYALGRSVDPGDQPAVRAIVRSAEADGYRLSSLILGIVDSPAFQMRRAQS from the coding sequence ATGACGACGCGTCGTCGGCCAGTGCGCTGGACCGCATATTTCGCGTTCGTGCTGCTCGGCACGCTCGCAGCCGGGACCGCCTCCGCCCAGGGGGGTGGTCAGGACCCGGAAACGCAGCAGGCTCTTCTGGATCGCTACTGCGTGACCTGCCACAACGACCGGCTCCAGACAGGCAATCTCTCGCTCGAAGGCGTGGATGTCGTAAATCCGGAAACGGACCCGGCGCTCTGGGAGGCGGTGCTCCGCAAGCTGCGCGCCGGCGCCATGCCGCCCCAGCCGCGCCCGCGGCCTGACGCCGCCGGTTACGCCGGGCTGATCGGCTACCTGGAGGGGGCGCTCGATCGCGCCGCCGACGCTTCGCCCGACCCGGGACGTACGCCTACGTTCCGCCGGCTCAGCCGGACCGATTACCAGAACGCCATCCGTGACCTGATTGATCTCGACGTCGACGTCACGGCGCTCCTGCCGCGCGACGACGTGACGTTCGGGTTCGACAACGTGAACGCCGGCGGGCTGTCGCCGACGCTCATGGAACGCTATCTCGCCGCCGCGCAGAAGGTGAGCGAGCTGGCGGTGGGGAGTCGGCTGCCGGCGCCCGGCAGCCGCGTGGTGATAATCCCGCCCGACCGGACGCAGGAACGGCACGTCGACGGTCTTCCTTTCGGAACGCGCGGCGGCACGATCGTCGACCACACGTTCCCGGCGGACGGGGAGTACGAGATTCAGGTGCGGCTGCAGCGCAACCGCAACGAGAACGTCGAGGGCCTGACCGAACCCCACGACATGGAGATCACGCTTGACGGCGTGCGGCTCGACCTCTTCACCATGCACCCGAGCGAGAACATGGTGATGCAGGCGAACGCGGCGTACTACGCGGACGTCGGCATAGACAACCACCTGAACGTGCGCCTGGCCGTTACGGCGGGGCCGCACGAGGTCGGGGCGGCGTTCATCCAGAAGAACTCGGCCCTGATGGAGACGACGCGGCAACCCTACGACGCCGCGTTCAACATGGACCGGCACCCGCGCCAGCAGCCGGCCGTCCGATCGATTTCGATCGTCGGGCCGTTCGATGCGACGGGAGTGGGAGAGACGCCGAGCCGCGACCGGATCTTCGCGTGCCGCCCCGAGACCGCCGACGCGGCCGAGGCGGAGGAATGCGCCACGTCGATCATCGCGACGCTCGCGCGCCGCGCCTACCGGCGCCCCGTTACGGTGAACGATCTCGATCAGCTCGTCTCGTTCTATCAGGAGGGTTACGCGTCGGACGGTTTCGAGGCAGGCGTCGAGAGGGCGCTCCGCGCGCTGCTGGCCAGCCCGGAGTTCCTGTTCCGGATCGAGCGTGATCCGGCCGGAGTCGACCCGGAGACACCGTACCGAGTCAGTGACCTCGAGCTGGCGTCGCGACTGTCGTTCTTCCTCTGGAGCAGCGTTCCTGACGAGGAGCTCCTGGCGGCGGCCGAGACGGGGCAGTTGAGCGATCGCGAGACCCTTCACGCCCAGGTCCGCCGCATGCTGGCCGATCCGCGCGCCGAGATGCTCACCACGAACTTCGCGGGGCAGTGGCTGCATCTCCGGAACCTGGACGCCGTCCGGCCCGACGCGCGGCTGTTCCCCGACTTCGACGACAACCTGCGGCAAGGCTTCCGCCGCGAGACCGAGCTGCTCTTCCAGAGCGTTCTGCAGGAGAACCGGAGCGTTGTCGACCTGCTGACGGCTGACTACACGTTCGTCAACGAGCGCGTGGCGCGGCACTACGGCTTCCCCGGCATTTACGGCGACCACTTCCGGCGAATCGACTTGCCGGAGGGCAGCCCGCGCGCGGGCCTGCTGGGCCATGGAAGTATCCTGACGGTCACTTCCTACGCCACGCGCACGTCACCGGTGCTGCGCGGCAAGTGGGTCCTCGAGACGCTGCTCGGCACGCCGCCGCCGCCGCCGCCGCCGAACGTGCCGCCCCTCGACGAGACCCGGTCCAACACGCGGGTGGTCTCCATGCGGGAGAAGATGGCGGCGCACCGGCAGAACCCGCAGTGCGCGGTCTGCCACCAGATCATGGATCCGGCCGGCCTCTCGATGGAGAACTTCGACGCGATCGGGCGCTGGCGCGACGCCGAGGGAGGCGCTCCGATCGACGCCGCGGGCAGCCTGCCGGGCGGGGAAGACTTCGATGGCGTCGCCGGCCTTCGCGCCGCGCTGCTCGAGCGCCCCGAGCTCTTTGCCAGCGTTGCGGTGGAGAAGCTGCTCACGTATGCGCTCGGCCGTTCCGTCGATCCCGGCGACCAGCCGGCCGTCCGGGCCATCGTCCGATCGGCGGAGGCGGACGGTTATCGCCTTTCGTCCCTGATTCTTGGTATTGTTGACAGTCCTGCGTTCCAGATGAGGAGAGCCCAGTCATGA
- a CDS encoding DUF1552 domain-containing protein: MMITKMALPRRTFLRGVGATLALPLLDAMVPAASAMTRTAAAAPRRFGVVYMPMGKHPDPWIPAEVGRMTGLSESLAPLAPHIDDITVVTNLEISEAHTTGNHASANSSFLTCVKPKRTEGSDYVNSISVDQVAAKQIGGDTPLPSLEIGTDLIAQVGNCDNGYACVYMNSLSWASPTAPNPTEADPRIVFERLFGDGGTPEQRKAQLRQNRSILDWVLDDMASLQKQLGGGDKLRVDEYLDTVREVERRIQRAETAAAQSPLSDLNRPTSVPDEWEEHVKLMYDLQVLALRADLTRVITFQMAREASTRTYPQIGVPEPHHPVSHHTDDPEKLAKLAKINQYHVSLFAYLVDQLKSTEDGDGTLLDHTTYLLGSGLGNPNVHDHRDLPIVIARGAGSKIAGGQHVKYDEMTPLANLHLTLLDDVGVRLEEFADSTGHAGEVLEPLSL; this comes from the coding sequence ATGATGATCACGAAGATGGCGCTTCCCCGGCGGACGTTCCTGCGCGGCGTTGGCGCCACCCTGGCCCTGCCGCTGCTCGACGCGATGGTCCCGGCCGCCTCCGCGATGACCAGGACCGCCGCTGCCGCGCCCCGGCGTTTCGGCGTGGTCTACATGCCGATGGGGAAGCATCCGGATCCGTGGATCCCAGCCGAAGTGGGACGGATGACCGGACTCTCCGAGTCGCTCGCGCCGCTGGCGCCGCACATCGATGACATCACGGTAGTGACGAATCTGGAGATCAGCGAGGCGCACACCACGGGGAACCACGCGTCGGCGAACTCGTCGTTCCTGACCTGCGTGAAGCCGAAGCGGACCGAGGGCAGCGACTACGTCAACAGCATCTCGGTCGACCAGGTCGCAGCCAAGCAGATTGGTGGCGACACGCCGCTCCCGTCGCTCGAAATCGGCACCGACCTCATTGCGCAGGTGGGCAACTGCGACAACGGCTACGCCTGCGTCTACATGAACAGCCTGTCGTGGGCGTCGCCCACCGCGCCGAATCCGACCGAAGCGGACCCGCGGATCGTCTTCGAGCGGCTGTTCGGGGACGGCGGGACGCCGGAGCAGCGCAAGGCCCAGCTTCGGCAGAACCGGAGCATTCTCGACTGGGTGCTCGACGACATGGCGAGCCTGCAGAAGCAGCTCGGCGGAGGCGACAAGCTTCGCGTCGACGAGTATCTCGACACCGTGCGTGAAGTGGAGCGTCGCATCCAGCGCGCGGAGACGGCGGCGGCGCAGTCTCCGCTCAGCGACCTGAACCGGCCGACGAGCGTCCCCGACGAGTGGGAAGAGCACGTCAAGCTGATGTACGACCTGCAGGTGCTGGCGCTGCGCGCCGACCTGACCCGCGTGATCACGTTCCAGATGGCGCGCGAGGCGAGCACGCGGACCTACCCGCAGATCGGCGTGCCGGAGCCGCACCACCCGGTGTCCCATCACACGGACGATCCGGAGAAGCTGGCCAAGCTGGCAAAGATCAACCAGTACCACGTCTCGCTCTTCGCCTACCTGGTGGATCAGCTGAAGTCGACCGAGGACGGCGACGGGACGCTGCTCGACCACACGACGTACCTGCTCGGCAGCGGCCTGGGCAACCCGAACGTCCACGATCACCGCGACCTGCCGATCGTGATCGCGCGTGGCGCCGGGTCGAAGATCGCGGGCGGGCAGCACGTCAAGTACGACGAGATGACGCCGCTGGCGAACCTCCACCTGACGCTGCTCGACGACGTGGGCGTCCGGCTCGAGGAGTTTGCCGACAGCACCGGCCACGCCGGCGAGGTGTTGGAGCCGCTCTCGCTCTGA
- a CDS encoding lipocalin-like domain-containing protein codes for MRNQVPSTPSTSPWWRAWTQPASRRRLLARLSGRACPSGHACSSERGGVVLLGAVGLAATLACGGSSGPEGSSPTDEASIPPAQQALAGAWSLARIEQLGAGGEPVAAPVEGRLGSLVYDATGYLGLTILGPDEAVAPADDDADEASTPSIGHLSYFGRFTVDEAAGVVTHHVAGNLQPGVGAAAEYRHPYTLSEDSLTLRWPPAPDGSTASLTWVREPDLPAENLSDAHRQLFGAYRIESVSRHTTDAYEVDIDQYDDGYLFYTPSGQMSVHLLAPGRAPYDADQPAVDETLLRTTHYFGPFVLNEVAGCITCPGPRDQGYLIHHPAGSAGSSQTPPAEVRRYYELTDTDLTLRPPRHMDEEGREVITAFRWARLP; via the coding sequence GTGAGGAACCAGGTGCCGTCGACGCCCTCAACGTCACCGTGGTGGCGAGCCTGGACGCAACCTGCCAGCCGTAGGCGCCTGCTCGCACGCCTATCGGGGCGCGCGTGCCCGTCGGGGCACGCGTGCTCGTCGGAACGCGGCGGCGTGGTTCTCCTCGGCGCCGTCGGACTGGCCGCTACCCTTGCCTGCGGCGGATCCTCCGGTCCCGAGGGTTCGTCCCCTACCGACGAGGCGTCCATACCGCCCGCGCAGCAAGCGCTGGCAGGGGCGTGGTCGCTGGCTCGAATCGAGCAACTCGGTGCGGGCGGCGAGCCGGTGGCGGCCCCGGTCGAAGGCCGTCTCGGATCCCTCGTCTACGACGCAACCGGCTACCTGGGCCTCACGATCCTGGGACCGGACGAGGCCGTCGCGCCGGCCGACGACGACGCCGATGAGGCGTCCACTCCGTCTATCGGTCACCTCTCGTACTTCGGGCGGTTCACCGTGGACGAGGCCGCGGGAGTCGTCACGCATCACGTGGCGGGGAACCTGCAACCGGGCGTTGGGGCCGCCGCCGAATACCGGCATCCCTACACGTTGAGCGAGGACAGCCTGACGCTGCGGTGGCCTCCCGCACCGGACGGATCGACGGCATCGCTGACCTGGGTGCGAGAGCCCGATCTTCCGGCCGAGAACCTGAGCGACGCCCACCGGCAACTGTTCGGGGCGTACCGGATCGAGTCGGTCTCCCGTCACACCACCGACGCCTACGAAGTGGACATCGATCAGTACGACGACGGCTACCTTTTCTACACACCCTCCGGGCAAATGTCGGTGCATCTGCTGGCGCCGGGCCGTGCGCCGTACGACGCCGATCAGCCGGCGGTCGACGAGACCCTTCTCCGGACCACGCACTACTTCGGCCCGTTCGTGCTGAATGAGGTTGCGGGATGCATAACCTGTCCCGGCCCGCGCGACCAGGGCTACCTGATCCATCATCCCGCCGGAAGTGCAGGATCTTCCCAGACGCCCCCGGCTGAGGTGCGGCGCTACTACGAGCTGACCGACACCGATCTCACGCTGCGGCCGCCCCGACACATGGACGAAGAGGGGCGCGAGGTCATCACGGCATTCCGCTGGGCGCGGCTACCGTAG
- a CDS encoding cytochrome c produces MTTTTWAGRVTAAVGACAVAALVVAAGSTVASAQDDAAPSVWDGVYSADQAKRGQALYRESCARCHGEDLSGANARPLAGEAFIRDWGGLTLDSVLTRARTMPPGGAGSLGEEGYLAIMAYILEVNAFPVGAGDLTMAHAADVLVHGPDGPDAVPNFALVQVVGCLARDAEDRGWIVTSASEPIRTRDPEASKDDLLMITQATPLGDNSFELMYVFPDPASYRGHRVEAKGFLIRREEPGAVDALNVTVVASLDATCQP; encoded by the coding sequence GTGACGACGACTACCTGGGCCGGTAGAGTTACGGCCGCCGTCGGCGCGTGCGCGGTCGCGGCCCTCGTCGTGGCGGCCGGCTCCACCGTCGCCAGTGCGCAGGACGACGCCGCCCCCTCGGTCTGGGACGGCGTCTATTCCGCCGACCAGGCGAAGCGGGGACAGGCGTTGTACCGCGAGAGCTGCGCCCGCTGTCACGGCGAGGATCTTTCCGGCGCCAATGCGCGGCCGCTGGCGGGCGAGGCATTCATCCGCGACTGGGGCGGCCTGACCCTCGACAGCGTCCTCACGCGCGCCCGCACGATGCCGCCGGGCGGGGCCGGCAGCCTCGGCGAAGAAGGCTACCTCGCGATCATGGCCTACATCCTCGAAGTGAACGCCTTCCCCGTGGGCGCCGGGGATCTGACGATGGCGCACGCCGCGGACGTTCTGGTCCACGGCCCGGACGGTCCGGACGCCGTCCCCAACTTTGCCCTGGTGCAGGTGGTCGGCTGCCTTGCCCGGGATGCTGAAGACCGCGGGTGGATTGTCACCAGCGCGAGCGAGCCGATCCGGACGCGCGACCCGGAAGCCTCCAAGGACGACCTGCTCATGATCACGCAGGCGACACCGCTTGGCGACAATTCGTTTGAATTGATGTACGTCTTTCCCGATCCGGCCTCGTACCGCGGCCACCGGGTCGAGGCGAAGGGATTCCTGATCCGCCGTGAGGAACCAGGTGCCGTCGACGCCCTCAACGTCACCGTGGTGGCGAGCCTGGACGCAACCTGCCAGCCGTAG
- a CDS encoding cupin domain-containing protein has protein sequence MVMTQRTRSGIRLALAVVTAVTVAGVAVSYQPDATAAQSNFVGGDPTRPDSSDIRAVRLRFEAGARSNWHSHSNWQIIMAEEGRGRTQVRGEALQELTPGTPVYAGPGVVHWHGAAPDQYMVQLTFVSGQTDWEGPVSDDDYLGR, from the coding sequence ATGGTGATGACGCAACGCACGCGATCAGGAATCCGGTTGGCACTGGCGGTAGTGACGGCAGTCACCGTCGCGGGGGTGGCGGTCAGCTATCAGCCCGACGCTACGGCGGCCCAGAGCAACTTCGTCGGCGGCGACCCGACCCGGCCCGACTCGTCCGACATCCGGGCCGTGCGGCTCCGCTTCGAGGCGGGCGCGCGTTCGAACTGGCACAGCCATTCGAACTGGCAGATCATCATGGCCGAGGAAGGACGCGGACGGACCCAGGTCCGCGGTGAGGCGCTGCAGGAGTTGACCCCGGGAACCCCCGTCTACGCCGGACCCGGCGTGGTCCACTGGCACGGCGCCGCGCCGGATCAGTACATGGTGCAGCTCACGTTCGTCAGTGGCCAGACGGACTGGGAGGGTCCCGTTAGTGACGACGACTACCTGGGCCGGTAG
- a CDS encoding PQQ-like beta-propeller repeat protein: MGPPPRPGARIMTNQQRLWVAAMAIAMIPLGVADTAAQDWPQWRGPARDGVASGFDVPSQWPSALNQQWSVEVGLGYATPVLIGDRIYQFSRQGDDEVMAALDAGTGETLWRTAYPAPFNMNPSTARHRAGPKSTPTYADGRLFTLGMTGTVTAFDASDGRQLWQVPDTGAPAFHTSQSALVVDDLVILHVGGDNNGRLNAFDVASGDVRWTWDGDGPAYGSPMLFDLGGTRQVVVFTHRHFVGVSLETGALLWSRPFTTSSDTTSQTPILYNDMVIQLGRGNGVTAFRVAESGGAWTTEDVWHTDDVSLHMVNGVVDGDVLIGLSHLNSGQYFGLDLDTGEVLWTSDPRQADHASIARSGSTILSLEDDAELVVIDHDRTRFNPVQRYEVAESETWTAPTLSGNRLFVKDVSTLTLWTLD; the protein is encoded by the coding sequence ATGGGGCCGCCACCGCGACCCGGAGCAAGAATCATGACCAATCAGCAGCGACTGTGGGTGGCCGCGATGGCCATCGCAATGATCCCGTTGGGCGTCGCCGACACGGCCGCCCAGGACTGGCCCCAATGGCGCGGCCCGGCGAGGGACGGCGTAGCCAGCGGGTTCGACGTTCCGTCGCAATGGCCGAGCGCGCTGAACCAGCAATGGTCGGTCGAGGTGGGGTTGGGCTACGCCACGCCGGTGCTGATCGGCGACCGTATCTACCAGTTCAGCCGCCAGGGAGACGACGAGGTGATGGCCGCCCTCGACGCCGGCACGGGGGAAACCCTCTGGCGAACCGCCTATCCCGCTCCGTTCAACATGAATCCGTCGACGGCGCGCCACCGTGCGGGTCCGAAGTCGACGCCGACGTACGCCGACGGCCGCCTCTTCACGCTGGGCATGACCGGGACCGTCACCGCGTTCGATGCCTCCGACGGACGGCAGTTGTGGCAGGTCCCCGACACCGGCGCACCCGCCTTCCACACGTCGCAGTCGGCACTGGTCGTCGACGATCTCGTGATCCTGCACGTCGGCGGAGACAACAACGGCCGGCTGAACGCCTTCGACGTCGCCAGCGGCGACGTCCGCTGGACATGGGACGGGGACGGCCCGGCGTACGGCTCGCCGATGCTGTTCGATCTGGGCGGCACGCGGCAGGTGGTCGTCTTCACGCACCGCCATTTCGTCGGCGTTTCCCTCGAGACCGGAGCGCTGCTCTGGAGCCGGCCGTTCACCACGTCGTCCGACACCACGTCGCAGACGCCGATCCTCTACAACGACATGGTGATTCAGCTCGGCCGCGGCAACGGCGTTACCGCGTTCCGGGTTGCGGAGAGCGGCGGAGCGTGGACGACCGAGGATGTCTGGCACACCGACGACGTGTCGCTCCACATGGTGAACGGCGTAGTGGACGGCGACGTCCTGATCGGTCTTTCGCACCTCAACAGCGGACAGTACTTCGGCCTCGATCTCGACACCGGCGAGGTGCTCTGGACGAGCGATCCGCGCCAGGCGGACCATGCATCGATCGCGCGGTCGGGCAGCACGATCCTCTCGCTCGAGGACGACGCCGAGCTGGTGGTGATTGACCACGACCGGACGCGGTTCAACCCGGTGCAGCGCTACGAGGTGGCGGAAAGCGAGACATGGACGGCGCCGACGCTGTCGGGCAACCGCCTCTTCGTCAAGGACGTCTCGACGCTCACGCTCTGGACGCTCGACTGA